From a region of the Mercurialis annua linkage group LG1-X, ddMerAnnu1.2, whole genome shotgun sequence genome:
- the LOC126670092 gene encoding 60S ribosomal protein L39, with the protein MPSHKTFIIKKKLAKKMRQNRPIPHWIRMRTDNTIRYNAKRRHWRRTKLGF; encoded by the exons ATG CCGTCGCACAAGACGTTCATAATCAAGAAGAAACTGGCGAAGAAGATGAGGCAGAACCGGCCTATTCCTCATTGGATCCGCATGAGAACCGACAACACCATCag GTACAATGCCAAGCGTAGACACTGGCGCCGTACCAAGCTAGGGTTTTAA